One Lactobacillus crispatus DNA segment encodes these proteins:
- a CDS encoding DHH family phosphoesterase, with amino-acid sequence MKDFLRKLELPEFIKDSRLTASIIIALSLSLLGSIIAMIMNPLFGLAMLLVFILTVAFAIYGTYILAGNANSFAVNLSYRIKRSEQEAMIKMPLGILLYDSDHQIQWVNPYLQLYLKSTDLVGHTIESVDPDLNKLLNEAIEAKTAENHLVDWDGHRFEMVVQNNLGVIYLLDITRYAKIEDKYKAERLAIGQIFIDNYDELSEAMHDQELTSMSSYVQNTLSDYAKKFNAYLKRIDEDHFLILIHMQELAEMEKDKFSVLDKVRQETSRNNTPLTLSMGIAFGSDSLSEIANQAQSNLDLALGRGGDQVVLRQPGKDARFYGGKSNPMEKRTRVRARMVSQAISELFKDADQVFVVGHQRPDMDSVGSGIGVVKLARLHGVKANFVLDTNKTNYDVGRLVTLMQQKNQDKDIFINPDVALAQVTDKSMLVMVDHSKYSITYSRSLYDRLKNRIIVIDHHRRGEEFPENPMLTYVEPYASSACELVTEMIEYQQPANGKRVLTDIEATAMLAGIVVDSKEFSLRTGTRTFDAASYLRSIGADSAVVSMLLKEDIDSFLERTHLVATLKMVKPHMAVLCGPDDKIIDPIITAQAADTALDLENVGASFAITRRSDNTIGISARSMGKINVQIIMEKLGGGGHLSNAATQIKDVTIEEAKQKLLDAIDEYEKEND; translated from the coding sequence ATGAAGGATTTTTTACGTAAGCTAGAGTTGCCTGAATTTATTAAGGATTCACGGCTGACAGCTTCTATAATCATTGCACTTTCTCTTTCGTTATTGGGAAGCATTATTGCGATGATTATGAATCCATTGTTTGGATTGGCAATGCTTTTAGTCTTTATCTTGACCGTTGCCTTTGCCATCTATGGGACCTATATTTTAGCGGGTAATGCAAATAGCTTTGCAGTTAATTTGTCTTACCGGATAAAGCGTAGTGAACAAGAAGCAATGATTAAGATGCCGTTGGGAATTTTGCTTTATGATTCGGATCACCAGATTCAGTGGGTTAACCCATATCTACAATTATATTTAAAGAGTACAGATTTGGTGGGACACACAATTGAATCAGTTGACCCTGATCTGAATAAGCTACTTAATGAAGCAATTGAGGCAAAAACAGCAGAAAATCATCTGGTTGATTGGGATGGTCACCGATTTGAAATGGTGGTCCAAAATAATTTAGGCGTAATATATTTATTGGATATTACGCGCTATGCCAAAATTGAAGATAAATATAAAGCTGAACGATTGGCGATTGGTCAAATTTTCATCGATAATTATGATGAGCTAAGTGAAGCAATGCATGATCAAGAATTGACCAGCATGAGTTCATATGTGCAAAATACATTGAGTGATTATGCGAAAAAGTTTAACGCATATTTAAAACGGATTGATGAAGACCATTTCTTGATCTTGATCCATATGCAAGAATTAGCTGAGATGGAGAAGGACAAATTCTCTGTTTTAGATAAGGTGCGTCAAGAAACGAGTAGAAACAATACGCCACTTACTTTATCTATGGGAATTGCTTTTGGGAGTGATTCTTTGTCTGAAATTGCCAACCAGGCTCAATCTAACTTGGATTTGGCCCTAGGTCGAGGTGGAGACCAGGTTGTCTTACGTCAACCCGGTAAAGACGCCCGCTTTTATGGCGGTAAGTCTAATCCGATGGAAAAGCGGACTAGAGTTAGAGCAAGAATGGTTTCACAAGCAATTAGTGAACTATTTAAAGATGCCGATCAAGTTTTTGTTGTTGGTCATCAGCGTCCTGACATGGACTCAGTCGGTAGTGGGATTGGCGTAGTAAAATTAGCTCGTCTTCACGGAGTTAAAGCTAATTTTGTTTTAGATACTAATAAGACAAACTATGATGTTGGTCGCTTGGTCACCTTAATGCAACAGAAAAATCAGGATAAGGATATTTTTATTAACCCTGATGTAGCTTTAGCTCAAGTTACTGACAAGTCAATGTTGGTAATGGTTGATCATTCGAAGTATTCAATTACTTACTCACGGTCACTTTATGATCGTTTGAAGAATCGAATCATCGTTATTGATCACCATAGACGAGGCGAGGAATTCCCTGAAAATCCAATGTTAACCTATGTTGAACCATATGCTTCTTCGGCTTGTGAATTGGTCACTGAAATGATTGAATATCAGCAGCCAGCTAACGGTAAGCGAGTTTTGACCGATATTGAAGCTACAGCAATGTTAGCCGGGATTGTGGTCGACTCCAAGGAATTCTCGTTGAGAACAGGAACTAGAACCTTCGATGCGGCTAGTTACTTACGTTCAATCGGGGCTGACTCAGCAGTTGTAAGCATGCTCTTGAAAGAGGACATTGATAGTTTCCTCGAACGGACGCATTTAGTAGCCACTTTGAAGATGGTGAAGCCACATATGGCCGTATTATGTGGACCTGATGATAAGATTATAGATCCGATCATTACAGCGCAGGCGGCTGATACTGCACTTGATTTGGAAAATGTGGGTGCTAGTTTCGCAATTACGCGGCGCAGTGATAATACGATTGGTATTTCAGCTAGATCAATGGGTAAGATCAACGTTCAAATTATTATGGAAAAATTGGGCGGTGGTGGACATCTTTCTAATGCGGCAACACAGATTAAAGATGTTACTATTGAAGAAGCAAAACAAAAATTGCTTGATGCAATTGATGAATATGAAAAAGAAAATGATTAG
- a CDS encoding SLAP domain-containing protein — MKTKITLISAATLMSIVPLFALNNTAQAADNSVKKTVMHTAIAYDKDGNRTSQKYNAYSTVTVDSKPIAINDDQYYKILGKDQYLKTTNIDGVTRKITHNTYIYKSSSARTSYRGRWKLYRGETITTYGSSYKFKNGKSYFRVGGPRKQYIKSYNLGPVVNSDVESTSAVATVVRRAHVWTEIGPNKFENKLSDLKVGTKVLVDRLEYNRLSENSPQDEDTGMNFRYYHIKGTKNWISEEDVKVNKKVPFHNYNKEHYTYITFPKDTDVYNADGTIQDHNGQKISKQKGQLKVDKLVYIWVPSENKAELFYHLVGTSFYASTTPTAHWSTINVGHDAYVKASDVKFVYGVKLTPSNTAAEAQAAAQKNKLN, encoded by the coding sequence ATGAAGACTAAGATTACGTTAATATCTGCAGCTACATTAATGTCTATTGTACCCTTATTTGCTTTAAATAATACTGCTCAAGCTGCAGATAATTCAGTCAAAAAAACAGTAATGCATACTGCAATTGCCTATGACAAAGACGGTAATAGAACAAGTCAAAAATATAATGCTTATAGTACAGTTACTGTTGATTCTAAACCAATAGCTATCAATGATGATCAATATTACAAAATTTTAGGCAAAGATCAATATCTAAAAACTACTAACATTGACGGCGTAACTCGCAAGATAACACACAATACTTATATTTATAAATCTTCATCGGCCAGAACTTCTTACAGGGGGCGCTGGAAATTGTATAGAGGCGAAACAATTACTACTTATGGTAGCTCCTATAAGTTTAAGAATGGCAAGAGCTATTTCAGAGTAGGTGGACCACGTAAGCAATATATTAAATCCTATAATTTGGGTCCAGTTGTTAATTCAGATGTTGAATCTACGTCTGCTGTAGCAACGGTTGTTAGAAGGGCGCATGTTTGGACAGAAATAGGTCCTAATAAATTTGAAAATAAACTTAGTGATTTAAAAGTAGGGACTAAAGTATTAGTTGATCGACTAGAATACAATAGATTATCAGAAAATTCACCACAAGATGAAGATACTGGAATGAATTTTAGATATTACCATATTAAAGGTACTAAAAACTGGATATCAGAAGAAGATGTTAAGGTAAACAAAAAAGTACCGTTTCATAACTATAATAAGGAGCATTATACTTACATCACATTCCCTAAAGACACCGACGTCTACAATGCAGATGGAACAATCCAAGATCATAATGGACAAAAGATAAGTAAACAAAAAGGTCAGTTAAAAGTTGATAAACTTGTTTACATTTGGGTTCCAAGTGAAAATAAAGCAGAGCTTTTCTATCATTTAGTTGGCACTAGTTTTTATGCAAGTACTACTCCAACAGCTCATTGGAGCACAATTAACGTAGGGCATGATGCATATGTTAAAGCAAGTGATGTAAAATTTGTTTATGGAGTAAAATTAACCCCATCAAACACTGCTGCAGAAGCACAAGCAGCTGCACAGAAAAATAAGTTGAATTAA
- a CDS encoding IS256 family transposase has translation MNDFTKDFAQALFNPDKINDLLRKELQQAVNNLLEAELTAFLGYDPYARNGWNTGNSRNGAYFRKVDTQFGPIEVQVPRDRNGQFHQHTLPDYKQHSDVLESTIIKLYSKGVTTREIADLIEKMYGSHYSPAQVSNISKQMLPKIEAYHKRKLSDKFFCVYLDATYLPLRRETFEREAVYIAIGIKPNGHKEVIDYCIAPSENIEVWTEMLQNMKSRGLKQVELFLSDGVVGMKTALARTYPKAHFQRCLVHVMRNICAKVRVDDREKIMNEFKQIHQQTSKKEAAAVLHKFYAKWNKAYSHVIKGLKEIEPDLLVFYNYPKQIRASIYSTNMIESFNNVIKRKAKPKAEFPTEQSLDAFIGIQAMSYNDRYFNRIHKGFGQVQDTLESYFD, from the coding sequence ATGAATGATTTTACCAAAGATTTTGCTCAAGCTCTATTCAATCCAGACAAAATAAATGATTTATTGCGCAAAGAGCTACAACAGGCTGTTAATAACTTGCTAGAAGCTGAGTTGACTGCCTTTCTAGGCTATGATCCCTATGCCAGAAATGGCTGGAATACTGGCAATTCTAGAAATGGTGCTTATTTCCGCAAGGTTGATACCCAGTTTGGACCAATTGAAGTGCAAGTGCCTCGAGACCGCAACGGTCAGTTTCATCAGCACACGCTGCCTGACTACAAGCAGCACTCTGATGTTTTGGAAAGCACGATTATCAAGCTATACTCCAAAGGCGTAACTACCAGAGAAATCGCTGACTTGATTGAGAAAATGTATGGCAGTCATTATAGTCCAGCTCAAGTATCAAATATTTCCAAGCAGATGCTCCCCAAGATTGAGGCTTATCACAAGCGCAAGCTAAGCGACAAGTTTTTCTGTGTCTATTTGGATGCGACATACCTTCCTTTGCGCCGAGAAACGTTTGAGCGTGAAGCAGTATATATTGCCATTGGCATTAAACCTAATGGACATAAGGAAGTCATTGACTACTGCATTGCTCCTAGTGAGAACATTGAAGTTTGGACAGAGATGCTTCAAAACATGAAGTCCAGAGGCTTGAAGCAAGTTGAGCTTTTTCTTTCTGATGGTGTTGTTGGCATGAAAACAGCCTTGGCCAGGACTTATCCTAAAGCTCATTTTCAACGCTGCCTGGTTCATGTCATGCGCAATATCTGCGCTAAAGTACGCGTCGACGATCGTGAAAAGATCATGAACGAATTCAAGCAGATACATCAACAGACAAGCAAAAAAGAAGCTGCAGCTGTCTTGCACAAATTCTATGCCAAATGGAATAAAGCTTATAGCCATGTCATCAAAGGTTTGAAGGAAATTGAGCCCGATCTGCTAGTCTTCTACAATTATCCCAAACAAATCAGAGCTTCAATTTATTCAACCAATATGATTGAATCCTTTAACAACGTCATCAAGCGTAAAGCTAAGCCTAAGGCAGAATTTCCAACTGAACAGTCGCTTGATGCATTTATTGGCATCCAGGCAATGAGCTACAATGACCGTTATTTCAATCGAATTCATAAAGGCTTTGGTCAGGTTCAGGACACCTTAGAATCCTACTTTGATTAA
- the rplI gene encoding 50S ribosomal protein L9: MKVIFTQDVRGRGKRGQVKDVPDGYAQNYLIKRGLAKEATKGNMNTLKRVEANEKAAYEAEKAEAEKIKAELEKDDTVVNFKSKAGTDSRLFGSISSKKIVEGLEKQYGIKVDKRKLNLPEPIKTLGYTNVHAKLFKGVEATIRVHVTEQD, from the coding sequence ATGAAAGTTATTTTTACTCAAGATGTTAGAGGTCGAGGTAAGCGTGGACAAGTTAAGGACGTACCTGATGGATACGCACAAAATTACTTGATTAAGCGAGGCTTGGCTAAAGAAGCTACTAAAGGTAACATGAATACCTTGAAGCGTGTAGAAGCTAATGAAAAGGCTGCTTATGAAGCAGAAAAGGCCGAAGCAGAAAAGATCAAGGCAGAACTTGAAAAAGACGATACCGTTGTTAACTTCAAATCTAAGGCTGGTACTGACTCACGTTTGTTTGGTTCAATCTCAAGTAAGAAGATTGTGGAAGGCCTTGAAAAGCAATACGGTATCAAGGTTGATAAACGCAAGCTTAACTTGCCAGAACCAATTAAGACTTTGGGCTATACTAATGTTCATGCCAAATTATTTAAGGGTGTAGAAGCTACTATTCGCGTTCACGTTACTGAACAAGACTAA
- a CDS encoding phosphate/phosphite/phosphonate ABC transporter substrate-binding protein: protein MKFKKILLGACAVLAAVSLAACSNSKKSSSASSEPKELNVEFVPSTQANKMEAKAKPLGTLLQKQLHIPVHVTVSTDYSGLVEAMSSKKVDVGFMPPYSYILAHKKGIADVLLQAERYGYDEPSGKMNHTLMHKYRGMIVVKKGSKIKSWKDLKGKKIAIGDPSSSSGYVYPIAELYKKGLNVTKDCKLVNVKGDDQEVLSVLNGDVDAAFVFSDARNIAAKDDKKAMTDVVPIYFTKWIPNDTIAVRKDMPKKFRVKLAKAFKNIAKSKKGKQIIESIYNHYGYVEAKDSDFDGLRQYQKIVNKATGGSN, encoded by the coding sequence ATGAAATTTAAGAAGATTTTGCTTGGTGCATGTGCAGTTTTAGCAGCCGTTTCACTAGCTGCCTGCTCAAATAGTAAGAAGAGTTCATCTGCATCGAGTGAGCCAAAGGAATTGAACGTTGAATTTGTACCAAGTACTCAAGCAAATAAGATGGAAGCTAAGGCCAAGCCTTTAGGCACATTATTGCAAAAGCAATTACACATTCCAGTTCATGTAACAGTTTCTACTGACTATAGTGGTTTAGTTGAAGCAATGTCATCTAAGAAAGTGGATGTTGGTTTTATGCCGCCATATTCTTACATATTAGCTCATAAAAAGGGAATTGCTGATGTTTTATTGCAAGCCGAACGTTACGGCTATGATGAACCATCCGGTAAGATGAATCATACCTTAATGCATAAGTATCGTGGTATGATCGTGGTTAAGAAGGGCTCAAAGATCAAATCTTGGAAAGACTTAAAGGGTAAAAAGATTGCGATTGGCGATCCTAGTTCTTCATCGGGCTATGTTTATCCAATTGCGGAACTTTACAAAAAGGGTTTGAATGTAACCAAGGACTGCAAATTAGTTAATGTTAAGGGTGACGATCAAGAAGTGTTATCCGTTTTGAATGGGGATGTTGATGCCGCATTCGTCTTCTCAGATGCACGTAATATTGCCGCTAAGGATGACAAGAAAGCAATGACCGATGTTGTGCCAATCTACTTTACCAAGTGGATTCCAAACGATACTATTGCAGTTAGAAAAGATATGCCTAAAAAATTCAGAGTTAAGTTAGCTAAGGCTTTCAAGAATATTGCTAAGTCTAAGAAGGGTAAGCAAATTATCGAAAGCATTTATAACCATTATGGTTACGTTGAAGCTAAGGATTCCGACTTTGATGGCTTACGTCAATACCAAAAGATCGTTAACAAAGCTACTGGTGGCAGTAACTAA
- the rpsF gene encoding 30S ribosomal protein S6, with product MATTKYEVTYIIKPDVDEDNKKAVVENYDKVIADNGGTMVESKDWGKRRFAYEIDKYREGTYHIMTFTADNADAVNEFSRLSKIDNAILRSMTVKLDK from the coding sequence ATGGCAACTACAAAGTACGAAGTAACTTACATCATCAAGCCAGATGTTGACGAAGACAACAAGAAGGCAGTTGTAGAAAACTACGACAAGGTTATCGCTGATAACGGTGGTACTATGGTAGAATCCAAAGACTGGGGCAAGCGTCGTTTCGCATATGAAATTGATAAGTATCGTGAAGGTACTTACCACATTATGACTTTCACTGCTGACAACGCTGACGCAGTTAACGAATTTAGCCGTTTGTCAAAGATTGACAACGCTATCTTACGTTCAATGACCGTTAAGTTAGATAAGTAA
- the rpsR gene encoding 30S ribosomal protein S18 yields MAQQRRGGRRRRKVDYIAANHIDYVDYKDVDLLKRFISERGKILPRRVTGTSAKNQRKVANAIKRARIMGLLPFVAED; encoded by the coding sequence ATGGCTCAACAAAGAAGAGGTGGCCGTCGTCGTCGTAAGGTTGACTACATCGCAGCTAACCACATCGACTACGTTGACTACAAAGATGTCGATCTGTTGAAACGTTTTATCTCAGAAAGAGGTAAGATTTTACCACGTCGTGTTACTGGCACTAGTGCTAAGAACCAACGTAAAGTAGCTAATGCAATTAAGAGAGCTCGTATCATGGGCTTGTTACCATTCGTTGCTGAAGACTAA
- the ssb gene encoding single-stranded DNA-binding protein: MINRVVLVGRLTRDPELRTTGSGISVATFTLAVDRQFTNSQGERGADFVSCVIWRKSAENFCNFTSKGSLVGIDGRIQTRSYDNKDGQRVYVTEVVVDNFALLESRKDREARGQNGGYTPNSGNAGSQPANNFPNNGGSQGNSQTNNNQNNSQDPFSGSGDTIDISDDDLPF, encoded by the coding sequence ATGATTAATAGAGTTGTACTTGTTGGCCGTTTAACACGTGATCCTGAATTACGTACTACTGGGAGTGGAATCTCGGTTGCTACGTTTACTCTTGCTGTTGACCGTCAATTTACAAATAGCCAAGGTGAGAGAGGCGCAGATTTCGTCAGCTGTGTAATTTGGAGAAAGTCAGCAGAAAACTTCTGCAACTTTACTTCAAAGGGTTCATTAGTTGGAATTGATGGCCGAATTCAAACCAGAAGTTATGATAATAAAGATGGGCAAAGGGTATATGTAACCGAAGTTGTTGTTGATAACTTCGCATTGCTCGAATCACGCAAGGATCGTGAAGCCCGCGGTCAAAATGGTGGTTATACACCAAATAGTGGAAATGCTGGCAGTCAACCTGCTAACAATTTCCCAAATAATGGCGGATCACAAGGTAATTCACAGACTAATAATAATCAAAATAATTCACAAGATCCATTTAGTGGCTCAGGTGATACGATTGATATTTCTGATGACGATCTACCATTTTAA
- a CDS encoding helix-turn-helix domain-containing protein, which yields MIEFERTKELAKKRKMSLLEVNDKAGLGKRSIYNWKSRKPGIMALGAVAKVLHTSVDYLSGITDDPAPSVQDTVNLEDEVPYSYYGHPVPKEYLDMVRELMKRDIKQREARKNGRGQ from the coding sequence ATGATTGAGTTTGAGCGCACAAAAGAATTAGCAAAAAAAAGAAAAATGTCTTTACTAGAAGTAAATGACAAGGCAGGTTTAGGCAAAAGAAGCATCTATAATTGGAAAAGCAGAAAACCGGGTATTATGGCCTTAGGTGCTGTAGCCAAGGTCCTGCATACTTCAGTTGACTATTTAAGCGGCATCACCGATGATCCAGCTCCAAGTGTGCAAGACACCGTAAACTTGGAAGATGAAGTGCCATATTCATACTATGGTCATCCTGTTCCTAAGGAGTACCTCGATATGGTTCGCGAGCTCATGAAGAGAGACATCAAACAGAGAGAAGCTAGAAAAAATGGCAGAGGACAATAA
- a CDS encoding helveticin J family class III bacteriocin produces MKHLNETTNVNILSQFDLGTGYQAVVQKGNVGKKYVYALQLRKGVTTILRGYRGNKINSPILKLSDQAGGHTQTWEFAGNHKDINGNDRAGQWFVGVKPTKIQGSDIIWARQMARVDINTQAGPHADNTDFPRLSYLNRAGANPYAGKVMTHAEAAVSPNYKKFLIATIENNRIGHFTIYDLDKINQALDKSGKYKDVSLDGFEYEDSFTINNLYGNAEDAVVNSIQGYDLDNDGNIYISSQKAPDFDGSYHAYHKQIVKIPWNGRSETKEDQWESVNLSAFGGLDISKKHSEVESIQILSENHCYLTVAYHSKLDGKNKTTLNRIYELSWS; encoded by the coding sequence ATGAAACATTTAAATGAAACGACAAATGTTAATATTTTAAGTCAATTTGATTTAGGTACTGGATATCAAGCAGTAGTCCAAAAGGGTAATGTAGGAAAGAAGTATGTCTATGCCTTACAATTGCGTAAAGGTGTAACTACTATCTTGCGTGGTTATCGTGGTAATAAGATTAATAGTCCTATTCTTAAGTTATCCGATCAAGCTGGAGGTCATACTCAAACTTGGGAATTTGCTGGTAATCATAAGGATATTAATGGTAATGATAGAGCAGGTCAATGGTTTGTAGGAGTTAAGCCTACTAAAATTCAGGGGAGTGATATTATTTGGGCAAGACAAATGGCTAGAGTAGATATTAATACTCAGGCTGGACCTCATGCAGATAATACTGATTTTCCACGGTTGTCTTATTTGAACCGAGCCGGTGCCAATCCATATGCTGGAAAGGTAATGACTCATGCAGAAGCTGCGGTATCACCAAATTATAAAAAGTTCTTAATTGCAACCATCGAAAATAATCGTATTGGTCATTTTACCATTTATGATTTAGATAAAATCAATCAAGCACTTGATAAAAGTGGAAAGTATAAGGATGTCAGTTTGGATGGCTTTGAGTATGAAGATAGCTTTACTATTAATAACTTGTATGGCAATGCAGAAGACGCTGTTGTAAATTCAATTCAAGGATATGATTTGGATAATGATGGAAATATTTATATTTCTAGTCAAAAAGCACCCGATTTCGATGGCTCATATCATGCATATCATAAGCAAATTGTTAAGATTCCATGGAATGGTCGCTCTGAAACGAAAGAAGATCAATGGGAAAGTGTAAATCTAAGTGCATTTGGTGGATTGGATATATCAAAGAAGCATAGTGAAGTTGAAAGTATTCAAATTCTTAGTGAAAATCATTGCTATTTAACGGTTGCATACCATTCTAAATTAGACGGTAAAAATAAAACTACCTTAAATAGAATTTATGAATTATCTTGGAGCTAA
- a CDS encoding DegV family protein, with protein sequence MYLHKRFDSFDSSAYLTKEQQEKYQIDVLPIPIIWGKKVYHDLVDIGYEEFYQKLNTAKELPTTSQPSIGDLKQKIDEYVAAGYTDVIVITLSSGISSYFSTVQSVAAEEDRIKVHPFDSKITCAGEADYAMLAGRLIEAGADIDLIMHDLKDLQKTMDVRFMVDDLSHLKRTGRLSNAASFVGTLFKIKPILSMDVQNEGKISAIAKERQYKRAYRHVQNDFDNLTKNLSYKIQDTIFDSLDPEKKQAWLDDYRAKFPKYKFDTSIIGPVVGVHVGQGTMSMIWCRDLDTYFDENGQPIKGIESQAVVDPE encoded by the coding sequence ATCTATTTACACAAAAGATTTGACAGTTTCGATAGCTCAGCTTATTTAACTAAAGAACAACAAGAAAAATATCAAATCGATGTTTTGCCAATTCCAATTATTTGGGGCAAAAAAGTATATCATGACTTAGTCGATATTGGTTATGAAGAATTTTATCAAAAACTAAATACAGCAAAAGAGCTGCCAACTACTTCGCAGCCTTCAATCGGTGATCTTAAGCAGAAGATTGATGAATACGTGGCAGCAGGCTACACGGATGTTATTGTAATTACTCTTTCAAGTGGGATTTCTAGCTATTTCTCAACCGTTCAGAGTGTTGCGGCAGAAGAAGACCGAATCAAGGTTCATCCATTCGATAGTAAAATTACCTGTGCTGGTGAGGCGGATTATGCTATGTTGGCAGGCCGTTTAATCGAGGCTGGAGCGGATATTGATTTGATCATGCATGATCTTAAGGACCTGCAAAAAACGATGGATGTGCGCTTTATGGTGGACGATTTGAGCCATTTGAAGCGTACAGGTCGTTTGTCTAATGCGGCAAGTTTTGTTGGGACGCTGTTTAAGATTAAGCCAATTTTATCTATGGATGTGCAAAATGAAGGCAAGATCTCGGCGATTGCCAAAGAACGGCAATATAAGCGGGCTTATCGCCATGTCCAGAACGACTTTGATAATTTAACTAAGAATCTGTCTTACAAGATTCAAGATACGATTTTTGACTCGCTTGATCCTGAGAAAAAACAGGCCTGGCTTGATGATTACCGAGCTAAGTTCCCTAAGTATAAGTTTGATACTAGTATTATCGGCCCTGTTGTTGGGGTGCATGTAGGTCAAGGTACAATGTCGATGATCTGGTGCCGTGATTTGGATACTTATTTTGATGAAAACGGTCAGCCAATCAAGGGAATTGAGTCACAAGCAGTAGTGGATCCAGAGTAA
- the dnaB gene encoding replicative DNA helicase: MDNIVSQQIPHDRDAERAVLGAIFIDPEAIADASAVVQPEDFYERANQIVFQAMLDLSDRGDAIDTLTLQDELNKRNQLEDIGGIGYVSELAMATPTAAHVTYYAKIVHRKALLRRLISASQKIISNAIDGSDDVTDILDDAESEIMNVSSENNTGGFRAIKEIVNSAINDINNIPDDGNMVTGLPTGFAELDKMTTGFHDDELIIVAARPGVGKTSFALNIAQNVGLHTDKSVAMFSLEMSGEQLVQRMLASEGLINSQHLRTGQLDEEEWRKLVVASGSLANAQIFIDDTPGIKMSEIRAQSRRLAKEKGNLGLIVIDYLQLIEGPRSESRQQEVSAISRQLKKLAKELHVPVIALSQLSRSVEQRQDKRPVLSDIRESGSIEQDADIVSFLYRDDYYRDEPDDGESSGSQDEVGAEDDNGEVEVIIEKNRSGSRGTVKLMFSKPFNRFSNLDYAHDPNGN, encoded by the coding sequence ATGGATAATATCGTTTCTCAACAAATTCCGCATGATCGCGATGCCGAAAGGGCAGTTCTGGGTGCGATTTTTATCGATCCTGAAGCCATTGCGGATGCTAGTGCGGTAGTTCAGCCTGAAGATTTCTATGAGCGGGCTAATCAAATTGTCTTTCAAGCGATGTTGGACTTGTCTGATCGCGGGGATGCAATTGATACGCTGACCTTGCAGGATGAATTAAACAAAAGAAATCAGTTAGAAGATATTGGTGGCATCGGTTATGTTTCTGAATTAGCGATGGCCACACCGACAGCAGCGCATGTTACCTATTATGCCAAAATCGTGCATCGGAAGGCGCTGCTTCGTCGTTTGATCTCTGCCAGTCAGAAGATTATTTCTAATGCAATTGACGGCTCAGACGACGTGACCGACATTCTAGACGACGCTGAAAGTGAAATCATGAATGTCTCGTCAGAAAATAATACAGGTGGCTTTAGAGCGATTAAGGAAATTGTTAATTCGGCGATTAATGATATTAACAATATCCCAGATGACGGGAATATGGTCACCGGTTTGCCAACCGGTTTCGCGGAATTGGACAAGATGACCACCGGTTTTCACGATGATGAATTAATCATTGTCGCTGCTCGTCCTGGTGTAGGTAAAACTTCCTTTGCCTTAAATATCGCGCAAAATGTGGGTCTGCATACGGATAAAAGCGTTGCGATGTTCTCACTTGAAATGAGTGGGGAGCAGTTGGTTCAAAGAATGCTGGCTTCTGAAGGCTTAATTAATTCGCAGCACTTAAGAACTGGTCAGCTTGATGAAGAAGAATGGCGCAAATTAGTAGTGGCTTCGGGGTCACTAGCTAACGCCCAGATTTTCATTGATGATACGCCGGGGATTAAGATGAGCGAGATTCGGGCCCAATCACGGCGTTTAGCTAAGGAAAAAGGTAATCTTGGCTTGATTGTGATCGACTACTTGCAGTTGATTGAAGGACCACGTAGTGAGTCACGGCAACAAGAAGTTTCAGCTATTTCACGACAATTAAAAAAGCTAGCTAAGGAGCTTCACGTGCCCGTCATTGCCCTTTCGCAGCTATCACGGTCAGTTGAGCAGAGACAGGATAAACGGCCTGTACTGTCCGATATTCGTGAATCTGGATCAATTGAACAAGATGCCGACATTGTTTCTTTCTTATATCGGGATGATTATTATCGTGATGAACCAGATGATGGTGAAAGTAGCGGTAGTCAAGATGAAGTTGGCGCAGAAGACGATAATGGTGAAGTAGAAGTCATCATTGAAAAGAACCGTTCCGGTAGCCGGGGGACGGTTAAGCTAATGTTTTCAAAGCCATTCAACCGTTTTTCAAATTTGGATTATGCGCATGATCCTAATGGTAATTAG